A region of Nostoc sp. HK-01 DNA encodes the following proteins:
- a CDS encoding peptidase C14 caspase catalytic subunit p20, with translation MPQFKRRHFLQSTGSLLAALGLSQLDIQHRGDNYARVLAQSTRRKLALLVGINEYSSTNDFPSLRGCANDVDLQKQLLINKFGFHPQDILTLTDAKATRKGILMGFEEHLIKQAKPGDVVVFHFSGHGSKVVDPDSDRPNGLNTSFVPFDAALPPEFPSKGGVFNETIMAHTLFLLVSALQTENVTAVLDCCYAGAGTRGNLVIRATATEYQLQASSEEFEYQRQWLSRLNLSPQEFIKLRRAGIAEGVAIAAAKEDQLATELVVDEFHTGAFTYALTQYLWQQTRSEPLGTAMVNVARSVKQLAYENGNRQDLQFETKPNSNNDKRPTYLIDQQTPPSEAVILGVDGDRAQVWLGGVNAESLKAFEKGAVLNVVDPKGKQRGQVELESRSGLKGQGKLLGNAQQGTLLQEEIRGIPSDVSLTIGLDPSLEKDTQAAKQALQAIRRIEAVPLLQKEVQYILGRMTNAYIQDFQRQKVANIPPVGSVGLFTPSLEVIPDSFKTPGESVTDAISRLQSKFKSLLAARIVKLTLNTDSSRLNVTASMRRQEGQKLIASTLAVRGSISKGSVAHQPLPQLPSDASKLPLGTQVQFQVANNENRDLYVSILVIDPTGEMSVIFPNEWTATDDVTRVKAGQTLLVPDPNDSNFTLVTQAPQGVAEVLIISSASPLKKALQVLRNFALRGGNSKGAISPNEPTEVIGNLLDDLAAGTRGGSGLNEEVKRIDTRQMAAMSITFEVV, from the coding sequence ATGCCCCAATTTAAACGACGTCATTTTTTACAGTCTACAGGTTCGCTTTTGGCAGCTTTAGGTTTAAGTCAGTTGGATATTCAGCACCGAGGTGATAATTATGCCCGCGTATTGGCTCAAAGCACGCGACGCAAATTAGCTTTGCTTGTAGGAATTAATGAGTATTCTTCAACAAATGATTTCCCATCCTTGCGCGGTTGTGCCAACGATGTTGATTTACAAAAACAGCTGTTGATTAACAAGTTTGGCTTTCATCCTCAAGATATTCTCACACTGACTGATGCAAAAGCTACCCGTAAAGGTATCCTTATGGGATTTGAGGAACACCTGATTAAGCAAGCCAAGCCAGGAGATGTGGTGGTATTTCACTTTTCTGGCCATGGTTCGAAAGTAGTTGACCCCGACAGTGACCGTCCTAATGGATTAAATACTAGTTTTGTCCCATTTGATGCAGCATTACCACCAGAATTCCCTTCCAAAGGTGGCGTTTTCAACGAAACTATCATGGCACATACTTTATTCTTACTGGTATCAGCCTTACAAACAGAAAATGTCACGGCAGTTCTCGATTGCTGTTATGCTGGAGCGGGCACTAGAGGAAATTTAGTGATACGTGCAACTGCAACTGAATATCAACTTCAAGCTTCCTCAGAAGAATTTGAGTACCAGCGTCAGTGGCTATCACGGTTAAATCTTTCACCGCAAGAATTTATCAAACTGCGCAGAGCAGGTATTGCTGAAGGAGTGGCAATTGCTGCGGCTAAGGAAGATCAGTTGGCTACCGAGCTCGTTGTCGATGAGTTTCATACTGGTGCATTTACTTATGCATTAACTCAGTATCTTTGGCAGCAAACCAGAAGTGAGCCTTTAGGTACTGCTATGGTTAATGTCGCTCGTAGTGTGAAGCAGTTGGCATATGAAAATGGTAATCGTCAAGATTTACAATTTGAAACCAAGCCTAACAGCAATAATGATAAGCGTCCAACATACTTAATTGATCAACAAACACCACCATCTGAAGCGGTCATTTTGGGAGTAGATGGTGATCGCGCACAAGTTTGGTTAGGTGGTGTGAATGCAGAAAGTTTAAAAGCTTTTGAAAAGGGTGCAGTGCTAAATGTTGTAGATCCTAAAGGTAAGCAACGAGGACAGGTGGAATTAGAATCACGTTCTGGGTTAAAAGGACAAGGTAAACTTTTGGGAAATGCCCAGCAGGGAACTTTGTTGCAAGAAGAAATCCGGGGAATTCCCAGCGATGTCAGCTTAACTATTGGACTTGACCCTTCTTTGGAGAAGGACACCCAAGCAGCGAAGCAAGCTTTACAAGCAATCAGGCGAATAGAGGCTGTACCTCTACTACAAAAAGAAGTACAGTACATACTGGGTCGAATGACCAATGCTTATATTCAAGATTTTCAGCGACAAAAAGTAGCAAATATTCCTCCTGTAGGTAGCGTGGGTTTATTTACCCCCAGTTTGGAAGTGATTCCTGATTCTTTTAAGACTCCAGGTGAAAGTGTTACCGATGCAATTAGTCGATTGCAATCCAAGTTTAAATCTTTATTAGCAGCGCGAATTGTCAAGTTAACCTTGAATACAGATTCATCGCGCCTAAATGTCACTGCTTCCATGCGTCGCCAGGAAGGGCAGAAACTTATTGCTAGCACCTTAGCCGTTCGTGGCAGCATTAGTAAAGGTTCTGTGGCTCATCAACCTCTTCCTCAATTGCCCAGCGATGCAAGTAAATTACCTTTAGGGACGCAAGTACAGTTCCAGGTTGCCAACAATGAGAATCGTGACCTCTATGTCAGCATATTGGTAATTGACCCCACTGGTGAAATGTCTGTAATTTTTCCTAATGAATGGACAGCAACAGATGATGTAACACGAGTGAAAGCTGGACAAACACTGTTAGTACCTGATCCCAATGATAGTAATTTCACCCTTGTAACTCAAGCACCACAAGGAGTAGCAGAAGTGCTGATAATTTCCAGCGCTAGTCCTTTAAAA